From Schaalia sp. ZJ405, one genomic window encodes:
- a CDS encoding glycosyltransferase, giving the protein MSSVVLQRWMNEDDCARSWWDSLFPAARWREVSISQVELHVKGTGTAVLVSRSRGNWGPRRRVEAGTSVLVDLHQDWYWLEPENGADITGITWTAALHSPSEDAGDEILDVPPDCPQITAIVPTIGRIDETLTQVRSLLVSPLIGELIVIDQAGTLAESAEFTSECDRQGARLRLITQGNFGGSGGYARGMIESLAHPERAVLLSDDDAHLPVESLRRMATFQTLAARSGHRVIMGTPVFDVDNPSRLQICAEYVRSSDFFWTKADSLFHPRDTRQAHSDIVDALDLRTEPNYTGWWGCLLPPHTVSDVGLPAPFFLKWDDAEYGLRAHAHGYAIRVLPGTGVWHPRWDTTTTLWSWSGVLSHRNRLATAAALGSHRGVLTSSAAHQIKHVLSLQYDVADSWSDAGDLITEGAQWLGHDLLHARSTAQDIWARAHALSDNAARRASGSVVNWAAHHVAPRSTDWHQRRVSSALRAVASLVIPEQRVSDVRSVTAEDYAWWDSLGADRVTIEGKTPELVLVRDPRRARRQLRRILGQHLTLALKWTRLHNEYAQALARSSSEEHWRHVLRLPLESDNGITGHATGGRVRERTPHTVKHQIRDEGISR; this is encoded by the coding sequence ATGAGTTCCGTAGTCCTTCAGCGGTGGATGAACGAGGACGACTGCGCGCGTTCCTGGTGGGATTCTCTTTTCCCTGCGGCCAGGTGGCGCGAAGTCTCCATTTCCCAGGTTGAGCTTCACGTCAAAGGAACTGGAACAGCCGTCCTCGTTTCTCGTTCCCGCGGGAACTGGGGGCCGCGCAGGCGCGTCGAGGCTGGCACGTCCGTCCTCGTTGATCTTCATCAGGACTGGTACTGGCTTGAGCCTGAGAACGGGGCCGACATTACCGGCATCACATGGACTGCCGCGCTTCATTCTCCTTCTGAGGATGCGGGCGATGAAATCCTCGACGTTCCCCCCGATTGTCCTCAGATCACTGCGATTGTGCCCACGATCGGTCGCATTGATGAGACGTTGACGCAAGTGCGCTCACTCCTCGTCTCCCCTCTGATTGGGGAACTCATCGTCATCGACCAGGCGGGAACACTGGCTGAATCCGCAGAATTTACTTCCGAATGTGACCGACAGGGGGCGCGTCTTCGTCTGATCACCCAGGGGAATTTCGGGGGTTCAGGTGGATACGCCCGAGGGATGATTGAATCTCTTGCGCATCCCGAACGCGCGGTCCTTCTCTCCGACGATGACGCGCATCTTCCCGTCGAGTCACTGCGTCGCATGGCCACATTCCAAACCCTCGCAGCCCGCAGCGGACATCGCGTCATCATGGGCACACCGGTTTTCGATGTCGACAATCCCAGTAGGCTCCAGATTTGCGCCGAATACGTTCGTTCCTCCGATTTCTTCTGGACAAAAGCAGACTCTCTCTTTCATCCACGCGACACTCGCCAAGCTCACTCCGACATCGTTGACGCCCTCGATTTGCGCACCGAACCGAACTACACGGGCTGGTGGGGGTGCCTTCTGCCCCCTCATACCGTCAGCGATGTTGGCCTACCCGCGCCCTTCTTCCTCAAATGGGACGACGCCGAATACGGTCTGCGCGCACACGCCCACGGGTATGCGATCCGCGTGTTGCCGGGAACGGGCGTGTGGCATCCACGGTGGGACACCACAACAACGCTGTGGTCGTGGTCTGGAGTGCTCTCCCACAGGAACCGTCTGGCAACGGCTGCGGCGCTGGGCTCTCATCGCGGGGTCCTCACCTCAAGCGCCGCCCACCAGATCAAACATGTTCTCTCCTTGCAGTACGACGTTGCTGATTCCTGGAGTGATGCGGGTGATCTCATTACCGAGGGCGCGCAGTGGCTTGGGCATGACCTTCTTCACGCACGATCAACCGCGCAGGATATCTGGGCGCGCGCCCACGCCCTCAGCGACAATGCCGCTCGACGCGCAAGTGGTTCGGTGGTGAATTGGGCTGCTCATCACGTGGCGCCCCGCAGCACCGATTGGCATCAACGCCGGGTATCTTCGGCTCTTCGTGCCGTCGCCTCACTGGTGATCCCCGAACAGAGGGTTAGTGATGTCCGCTCCGTCACCGCCGAAGACTACGCCTGGTGGGATTCTCTGGGCGCGGATCGGGTGACGATTGAGGGGAAAACCCCCGAGCTCGTCCTCGTCCGTGATCCACGGCGTGCACGACGTCAACTGCGTCGCATCCTGGGTCAACATCTCACACTTGCCCTAAAGTGGACGCGACTACACAACGAGTACGCTCAGGCATTGGCTCGTTCCTCCAGCGAGGAACACTGGCGCCACGTCCTGAGGCTCCCCCTCGAATCTGACAACGGGATCACAGGCCACGCAACGGGAGGGAGAGTCCGCGAGCGCACGCCACATACCGTCAAGCACCAGATACGTGACGAAGGGATCAGCCGATGA
- a CDS encoding ABC transporter permease: MNGGHSTGRHISPAARLSAIWRNRRVLWLLIRRDLKVRYANSLLGYVWSVLDPLVMGLIYWFVFTVIFHRSVGEEPYIVFLLSALLPWLWFQIGLTEGAKSIISQEKLVRSTAVPREIWVLRSVCARGIEFLFSLPVLILFLVVYHPPINIFILLFPLGILLQFLLLAGVSMFLAPLMVMLKDIDPLVRLALRALFYASPTIYGINDILGNTAVPKIIQDLYLLNPLAGIMSAYRAGIFASELSVPAILSSLIITLATFVLGCVFFGRSERTVLKEI, from the coding sequence ATGAACGGTGGACATTCAACGGGACGCCACATCAGTCCCGCGGCGCGTCTGTCGGCTATCTGGCGTAATCGTCGGGTCCTCTGGCTCCTCATTAGGCGTGACCTCAAGGTCCGCTACGCGAATTCACTGCTCGGATACGTCTGGTCCGTCCTCGATCCCCTGGTCATGGGGCTGATCTATTGGTTTGTCTTCACGGTTATTTTTCATCGATCCGTGGGCGAGGAACCCTATATCGTTTTCCTTCTTTCCGCTCTCCTTCCGTGGCTGTGGTTTCAGATTGGGTTGACGGAAGGGGCGAAGTCGATTATTTCTCAGGAAAAACTTGTTCGCTCCACCGCTGTTCCACGCGAAATTTGGGTGCTGAGGTCGGTGTGTGCCAGGGGGATCGAATTCCTTTTCTCACTCCCGGTTCTCATTCTTTTCCTTGTTGTCTACCATCCACCGATCAACATCTTCATTCTGTTGTTTCCGCTGGGGATCCTCCTCCAATTCCTCCTGCTTGCGGGGGTTTCGATGTTCCTCGCTCCGCTGATGGTGATGCTCAAGGACATCGACCCGTTGGTCCGCCTGGCTCTGCGTGCTCTCTTTTATGCCTCCCCAACGATCTACGGAATCAACGACATCCTCGGCAATACCGCGGTACCGAAAATCATTCAGGATCTTTACCTGCTGAATCCGCTCGCTGGAATCATGTCGGCGTATCGCGCGGGGATTTTTGCTTCGGAGCTGTCGGTGCCCGCGATCCTCAGTTCCCTCATCATCACGCTGGCTACTTTCGTCTTGGGCTGTGTCTTCTTCGGTCGTTCCGAACGCACAGTCTTGAAGGAAATCTGA
- a CDS encoding ABC transporter ATP-binding protein yields MSSPSSPQSIISVHDVGLNFHKGRSSESLREKLLFRPKKVPAAQSFWALRHVSFDVAPGEAIGVVGRNGSGKSTLLKLVAGVMLPDEGTIDVRDAVAPLIEITGGFVPELTGRENLVLSAGLHGMTPREIDEHFDEIVEFSGVGDFLDTPFRHYSSGMKVRLAFSVISVLDAPILMVDEVLAVGDKAFREKCYARIRQRLDSGTTLFLVSHSENDLKRFCTRALYLKNGVLAQDGPLNEVMQRYAADSES; encoded by the coding sequence ATGAGTTCCCCATCTTCGCCGCAGTCGATCATTTCCGTTCACGACGTCGGTCTGAATTTCCACAAGGGGCGTTCTTCGGAATCTCTGCGGGAAAAACTCCTCTTCCGTCCGAAAAAGGTGCCCGCTGCTCAGAGCTTCTGGGCGCTGCGTCACGTGTCCTTTGACGTCGCCCCCGGTGAGGCGATCGGTGTGGTTGGGCGCAACGGGTCTGGCAAGTCAACTCTGCTTAAGCTCGTTGCCGGTGTCATGCTTCCCGACGAAGGAACGATCGATGTTCGCGATGCCGTGGCCCCGCTCATCGAAATCACCGGAGGGTTCGTCCCTGAACTCACGGGGCGAGAAAACCTCGTTCTTTCTGCGGGACTCCACGGGATGACTCCGCGGGAGATTGACGAACATTTTGATGAGATCGTTGAGTTTTCAGGTGTCGGCGATTTTCTCGATACTCCTTTCCGCCACTATTCCTCAGGCATGAAGGTGCGTCTGGCATTCTCTGTGATTTCCGTCCTCGACGCACCGATCCTCATGGTTGATGAGGTCCTCGCCGTCGGAGATAAAGCATTCCGGGAAAAGTGCTACGCACGCATCCGGCAGCGGCTGGATTCAGGAACAACGCTGTTCCTGGTGTCGCACTCCGAAAACGACCTCAAGCGCTTTTGCACGCGAGCCCTCTACCTCAAGAACGGCGTCCTCGCTCAAGACGGCCCACTCAACGAGGTCATGCAGCGCTACGCCGCCGATTCGGAGTCCTGA
- a CDS encoding acyltransferase family protein, with protein MAKDARIDVFKGILILLVVAGHFLLQFVSYDRAFELLYWWIYLVHMPAFSLCSGIVIRSPERSARSAARSLIPVYVGFSLLHVTIRTVEVAGVTWTLVPLLFPGLHWYLLSLMLWRLALVWVVRLPRWVSLAGAVTASLLIGFVPHAGSFLSISRTVVFFPFFLAGYFIGIDGFGRLCQRLSPVVALVPFVGISALAVVFTFTDGFRISQLTGKKPYVETSADLWQALVVRLAAMVCTALLVCVVSAVLARDSSHVKNQGSFAWLARIGSVSMSVYLLHLYFVYPLSWVNLNTWPVWAMWLVILGGTTIAVAVTASQPAVVLVARLSNIFLKVWDIGARRLRPRPRPRSISGDGAQRNS; from the coding sequence ATGGCCAAAGACGCGCGCATTGACGTTTTCAAGGGGATTCTCATCCTCTTAGTCGTCGCCGGTCATTTTCTTCTCCAGTTCGTTTCCTACGATCGGGCATTTGAGCTGCTGTACTGGTGGATCTACCTGGTCCATATGCCGGCTTTTTCCCTGTGTTCAGGAATCGTCATTCGCTCTCCCGAGCGTTCGGCACGATCGGCCGCGCGATCTCTCATTCCCGTCTACGTGGGTTTTTCGCTCCTCCACGTGACAATCAGGACCGTGGAAGTTGCGGGCGTGACCTGGACTCTTGTGCCCCTCCTCTTCCCCGGGCTTCACTGGTACCTGCTGTCGTTAATGCTCTGGCGTCTGGCTCTTGTGTGGGTGGTGCGCCTGCCGAGGTGGGTGTCCCTTGCCGGCGCAGTCACCGCTTCACTTCTCATCGGTTTCGTCCCCCACGCCGGATCTTTCCTCTCCATTTCCCGCACCGTGGTATTTTTCCCGTTTTTCCTTGCCGGCTACTTCATCGGGATCGACGGCTTCGGGCGCCTCTGTCAACGCCTGAGCCCCGTCGTCGCCCTCGTCCCCTTCGTGGGCATCAGCGCACTCGCGGTGGTCTTCACCTTCACCGACGGATTCCGGATCTCCCAGCTCACCGGGAAAAAGCCCTACGTTGAGACGTCGGCCGACCTCTGGCAGGCACTCGTCGTCAGGCTCGCAGCGATGGTGTGTACGGCGCTCCTTGTCTGCGTCGTCTCCGCCGTCCTTGCGCGTGACTCCTCACATGTGAAGAATCAAGGGAGCTTCGCGTGGCTTGCCCGCATCGGCTCAGTTTCCATGAGCGTCTACCTCCTTCACCTCTACTTCGTGTATCCACTCTCCTGGGTGAATCTCAACACCTGGCCGGTGTGGGCGATGTGGCTCGTCATCCTTGGAGGAACAACAATTGCCGTCGCTGTCACGGCGTCACAGCCAGCCGTCGTCCTCGTGGCGCGACTCTCGAACATCTTCCTCAAGGTCTGGGATATTGGTGCCCGCCGGCTTCGTCCTCGGCCTCGGCCTCGCTCAATCAGCGGCGATGGAGCTCAACGAAATTCCTGA
- a CDS encoding glutamine amidotransferase-related protein has translation MPTKPFLVLTSRPNGPVVDSELHALPRLAGLHEDEWAHLRLESATLPEITLEDWSGVFVCGSPWDSSADPAHKSPEQLRGEAWLSSLYDQALASQFPIFGICYGLGTLNLHLGGMVTEEHGEEMSSVLVTVTQEGRKDPILSGVPDIFGAYVGHHEAVSQIGHDITVLATGEAAPVQMVRVGEAAWATQFHPELDREGMDLRIEQYAGIYSSEANSDIIRERAYANEVGDVHQILRNFVELHRR, from the coding sequence ATGCCCACGAAGCCTTTCTTAGTCCTCACGTCACGGCCCAACGGCCCAGTTGTCGACTCCGAACTTCACGCGCTTCCTCGCCTCGCCGGACTTCACGAGGACGAGTGGGCCCACCTTCGCCTCGAAAGCGCGACGCTCCCCGAGATCACGCTTGAGGACTGGTCGGGAGTTTTCGTCTGCGGATCACCGTGGGATTCCTCCGCCGATCCTGCTCACAAGTCCCCCGAACAGCTCAGGGGTGAGGCCTGGCTGAGTTCCCTCTATGATCAGGCTCTCGCATCGCAGTTCCCGATTTTTGGGATCTGCTACGGACTGGGCACACTCAATCTCCATCTCGGCGGCATGGTCACCGAAGAACACGGCGAAGAGATGAGTTCCGTCCTCGTGACCGTGACTCAGGAGGGACGCAAAGACCCCATCCTGTCGGGGGTGCCCGATATCTTTGGAGCGTACGTCGGACACCACGAAGCGGTCTCTCAGATCGGCCACGACATCACCGTGCTAGCGACCGGAGAGGCAGCTCCCGTGCAGATGGTTCGCGTCGGAGAAGCCGCGTGGGCCACTCAGTTCCACCCGGAGCTTGACCGCGAAGGAATGGACCTGAGGATCGAGCAATACGCGGGAATCTACAGCTCGGAAGCGAATTCCGACATTATTCGCGAGCGCGCCTACGCCAACGAGGTCGGTGACGTTCATCAGATCCTCAGGAATTTCGTTGAGCTCCATCGCCGCTGA
- the hisN gene encoding histidinol-phosphatase codes for MVDSTRYNDDLRLAHVLADQADAISTARFGAQDLLVESKPDFTPVTDADRAVEKSIRSQLSHIRSRDCVYGEEFGSEGYSNRQWVIDPIDGTKNFVRGVPVWATLIALVEDGEVVVGVVSAPLLKRRWWAARGQGAWTGTSLFRGRQIHVSQVSHLDDASLSYSSLDGWLAKDRGAEFLQLQSRCWRSRAYGDFWSYMLVAEGAVDIACEPELELYDMAALVPIVTEAGGRFTSLTGADGPWGGHAVATNGVLHDEIIELLHWPED; via the coding sequence ATGGTTGACTCAACGCGTTACAACGATGATCTGCGTTTGGCTCATGTCCTTGCCGATCAAGCCGATGCGATATCCACAGCGCGTTTCGGCGCCCAGGATTTGCTTGTCGAATCCAAGCCAGATTTCACCCCGGTCACTGACGCAGATCGCGCGGTCGAAAAGTCGATTCGTTCTCAGCTGTCTCACATTCGCTCACGCGACTGCGTGTACGGGGAAGAATTCGGATCGGAAGGCTATTCGAATCGTCAGTGGGTCATTGACCCTATCGACGGGACCAAGAATTTCGTTCGAGGCGTCCCGGTGTGGGCAACGCTCATCGCACTTGTCGAGGACGGGGAAGTCGTTGTCGGCGTTGTCTCTGCTCCTTTGCTCAAGCGACGCTGGTGGGCGGCGCGCGGTCAGGGAGCGTGGACGGGAACCTCGCTCTTTCGGGGGCGACAAATTCACGTGTCACAGGTGTCGCATCTTGACGATGCCTCCCTGTCGTATTCATCCCTCGATGGATGGCTGGCCAAAGACCGAGGGGCGGAGTTCCTTCAGTTGCAGTCGCGTTGCTGGCGTTCGCGTGCCTACGGTGATTTCTGGAGTTACATGCTTGTTGCCGAGGGCGCCGTTGACATTGCCTGCGAGCCTGAACTTGAGCTTTACGACATGGCGGCACTTGTTCCAATCGTGACCGAGGCCGGTGGGCGTTTCACGTCGCTGACCGGCGCCGATGGCCCCTGGGGTGGTCATGCTGTGGCAACAAATGGTGTGCTTCATGATGAGATCATTGAGCTGCTGCACTGGCCCGAAGACTAA